The segment CACGAGAAATATGTTGTGTGTTTTTAAGACCCATATTGGTCCAAGATTGTCCTCCATTATCACTTCGATAAACGCCATCACCAAATCCAACATGACGTCCTCCAACATCTTCACCTGTACCAACCCAAATGGTTTCTGGTTGGTTGGGATCTATAGAAACTGTGCCAATAGAGTAGGAGCTTTCCTTATCGAATATAGGTGTCCATGTCGTACCAGAATTTATAGTTTTCCACACACCACCAGAGCCAACTGCAACATACCATATGTTTTCGTTATTTGGATGAATAACAATATCAGCGATACGTCCGCTCATAAAAGCAGGACCGATACTTCGCAGCTCAAGACTATTAAATGGATTTTCATCTGCGTCTTTCTCTTGACCCGAAATTGTAAAAGTTATAGAAAGGGATAGCATGAATGTGCAAAAAATACGGAAAAGACTCTTCATTATTAGAATTGAATTGGTTAGAGTATAAAGTTAACCAAATTCTGATAAATTGCTAAATAGTCTCAGTTTAGCAAAATTTTAGATATAAGATATTTTGAGGTTGTTATGAAATAAAAACAAAGACGTATATGATTTAAGGTTGATACACGGCGTAGAGGGGTTGTCAATATACTTCTACAATTTCTATTTTACATAATATAAATTATAGTACAAATGTATCAATGTGAGTAAAATAGCGAATAGAACTTTTGAGTTCTATTTTACATAGTTGCAGATATGACGCCTTTAGGTTCATATCGATAGTAATTATGTAACAGCTATTTTATGTGATGATGTTTGTTAACATTCGTAAGCTATAATACTATACTATGTAAAATACCCCAGAAACATTTGTCTTCTAAAGAAACTACAGAACTTTGGGCAATTAAACTATTAAGCGGTTTGCTTCGCAGCGTTGTTTGCATTTACTCACGCATTTCTATTTTAAATTTTTGAGTTCGTGAATACTTTGTATTTCTCAGCGATTAGCATTTAGGAAATTAAAATGTAACTATAATTTGACGTTATGTAAAATTACTCACAACTTTAATATTTGAGAAAGTTGTGTTCGTGAATGTGATGAATAAAATAGTACTATTCATTTAAAACTTGAAATGTCACATTTGCCGCTGCCAACGCTTTCCCGAAAGCTTTCGGGATTAAAGCCACTTGCCAGCGTATTTAAAAAGCTAGCTTTTAACTGTTATTAAAATTATAGCATATTGGAGATTTTGTTAGTCATTTTTTTTTAAAACTATAATAGTTTTAATTCCAATACCGTCAGTTATTCTATTATAAAAAGAATAGCTATATTCACTTCCTCGTGTTTTCTTCAAAAAAAATAAAACCGCAGTAATGCCACAAAAAAGAAAATTTGGAACCTTCGCTGGTGTCTTTACACCTTCTATTTTAACCATTCTTGGGGTTATTATGTATATGCGTTTAGGTTGGGTTGTTGGTAATGCTGGCCTTATTGGTGCTATTGTTATCATCTTGATTGCCCATGTGATTTCAGTCTCTACAGGTTTAAGTGTGTCGTCTGTGGCTACAGATAAAAAAATTGGTGCTGGTGGTATTTATTATGTCCTCTCCAGAAGTATGGGTGTGCCTATTGGAGGCTCCATTGGTATTGCACTATTTGTTGGAACAGCTTTTTCTATCGCTTTGTATTTAATTGGTTTTGCCGAAAGCTTTAATGCCTATTTCGGCTTTGGAACCTCTATAAATGACTTACGACTCACGGGAACTATTGCCCTTTTTGCACTTACAGCTTTAGCGCTCATCAGTACTTCGGTAGCCCTTAAAACACAGTTTATTATCCTGGCAGCTATTGTGGTTTCACTGATATCCATATTTCTGGGCTCTAGAGAATTTGCCCCCACCACAGTCAACTTATTTACCGCTGAAAATGCGGTTCCTTTAGAAGTAGTATTCGCCGTATTTTTTCCTGCCGTTACAGGTTTTACGGCTGGAATTGCCATGAGTGGTGATTTAGAAGATCCCAAACGTTCTATTCCTCGTGGGACCTTATACGCAATTGGTGTTGGTCTTTTAGTCTATATCGTGCTGGCTGTTTTTATGGCCTATTCCATCGATTCTGAATCTCTTAAAACAGATTATAATATCTTAATGAAAATGGCCCTCTTTGCCCCTGCTGTTGTAGCAGGAATTTGGGGCGCCACATTATCATCGGCTTTAGGTGGTATTCTTGGCGGTCCTAGAATTTTACAAGCCATGTCTATTGATAAAGTCACACCCAAAATTTTTAGAAAAGGTAAAGGTGTAAATAATGAACCTGTGAATGCCTTATTTTTGGCTTTTATTATTGCTGAAATCGGGATTCTTATTGGGGAATTAGATATTATAGCACGTGTGGTGTCTATGTTTTATTTAACCGCTTATGGGTTTATAAATATTTTGTTTTTTCTTGAAAGCTGGGCAAACCCTGACTTTCAACCGACTTTTAAAGTCAAGCGATGGATTGGTTTAATTGGATTTGTGGCCTGTTTTGCGGTGATGTTTAAATTAGATACCATGGCTATGATCGCTGCTTTAGCGGTTATAAGTGCCATGTATTTTGGACTGCAACGAAAGGAAGTAAAATTACAGTCTAACGATGTATGGAAAAGTGTTTGGGAAAATGTAGTGAATAAAGGCCTTAAAAAAATTGATGCTCAAGTAGAAGAAAACTCCAATTGGAATCCTAATATCATTCTGTTTAGTGGTAAAAGTGATCACCAATCGTATTTATTAGAACTGTGCAAAACCGTTTCTGGTCGCACAGGTATTGTCACCAATTTCAAACTCATTTTAGATAAAGAAAATACCGAGCCTCCTCTTAAAAAAACGGATCAGGTGGTGAGGGATGACATATTTCAAGATCTTGGCATTTTCGCCAGACAAATAAAAGTGGATAATATTTACAGCGGGATTACTAATATAGCCTCAACTTTTGGGTTTTCTGGTGTTGAACCTAATACCATTATGATGGGCTGGCCTAAAGGGCTTGAGGACTCTGGCGAATACTCCAAAATGACGCAAACCTTGCTGCATTTAGATTATAATTTATTGTACTTAGATTTTGATAGAATGTCAAAATTCGGAAATCATAAAACAGTGGATTTATGGTGGCGAGAAACCGACAGTAAAAATGCAGAAATGATGCTCAATATAGCACGTTTCATTATTGCATCTCCAAAATGGAACAACCCAAATATTAGAGTGCTTTTTGTAAATAATAACAATGTCGATGTGTCTATTATTGAAAGTAAAATCTCAAAGCTTGTTGAAGATTTACGCGTCAATGTGGCTATTAAAATTATCAATAATGCAGTGGAACAAAAAACGTTTTATACTATCATCGAAGAAGAGTCAAAAACGACAGATTTAACCATTGTAGGCATACCCGATTACAACATTGAAAAACAAGCCGAATTTGTTCTAAAAACAAATAATTTATTCGAATCTATTGGGTCTACTCTTTTAGTTAAGGCAGCACATAATTTTAATGAGCTTGATTTAGATGTGCTTAAATAAGTATTAAAGTATTGTAGCCGTTGAACTTAGTGCACAGGGGAATCCGGATTATAGCAATTGCACCTAAATAGACTAATACCATTGAAAAAATACAGTAGAAACACCTCTTTTTCAATGCCATAACCAAACATAAGCACCTACATCAATTTTGTAAATAATAAGCTGGCTTATAGCTGCTATGCCTCTTCTAGCGCACGTTTAGACTTTCTGTAAGTATATTTAGGATAAATGGTTCGTTTCGCAAAACGATTGAGATTTCCGGCATTTATCATTTTGTGATATACCTGTTTGCTGACCCCAAAATATTCATAGGTAGAACCGTCTGTAAAGGTGATTTCTAACAATAAGCCTTTATGCTGGTAATCTGCGATAGTTCCATTTGTAATGGTTTCAGTATAAGCTTCAAGGTTTGCAGCTTTGGTTTCTGGTGCCATACTTACCAAGAAGTGATATCCATCTATAATACGACGACTCTGTATTTCGGCTTCTTCTTGTTTTGTGTCTCCGTCTTGAAACTTATCGGGATGCCATTCTTTGACAAGATTTCGATAGCTTTTTTTAAGTGCTTTAAGCTCGATGTCTTTGTCAACTCCGAATAATTTCTTGTACTCATTTATACGCTTCATAACTCGCCATTTTTAGAGGCGCGAAATTACTGCTTTTTAATGGATTTACTAACTGTATTTTCGGATAAAAAAAGCACATCAATTTTGATGTGCTTTTTTGAGTATAGGAGCAGGTTAAACTTGCTAAATCATCATTGCCAGCAATGAGGAAAGCCATTAGTTTTTTTCCAATCTTTCAATTTTTTTTTTTATAACCTTCTTCGTTACCTAATTTTAATTTTTCGGAAACCTTAATAGCGAATTTATAAGTATCAATTGTCTTATCTATTTGATTGGTTTAAGGTCGTTTTACTCATAGCATT is part of the Formosa sp. Hel1_31_208 genome and harbors:
- a CDS encoding amino acid permease, with product MPQKRKFGTFAGVFTPSILTILGVIMYMRLGWVVGNAGLIGAIVIILIAHVISVSTGLSVSSVATDKKIGAGGIYYVLSRSMGVPIGGSIGIALFVGTAFSIALYLIGFAESFNAYFGFGTSINDLRLTGTIALFALTALALISTSVALKTQFIILAAIVVSLISIFLGSREFAPTTVNLFTAENAVPLEVVFAVFFPAVTGFTAGIAMSGDLEDPKRSIPRGTLYAIGVGLLVYIVLAVFMAYSIDSESLKTDYNILMKMALFAPAVVAGIWGATLSSALGGILGGPRILQAMSIDKVTPKIFRKGKGVNNEPVNALFLAFIIAEIGILIGELDIIARVVSMFYLTAYGFINILFFLESWANPDFQPTFKVKRWIGLIGFVACFAVMFKLDTMAMIAALAVISAMYFGLQRKEVKLQSNDVWKSVWENVVNKGLKKIDAQVEENSNWNPNIILFSGKSDHQSYLLELCKTVSGRTGIVTNFKLILDKENTEPPLKKTDQVVRDDIFQDLGIFARQIKVDNIYSGITNIASTFGFSGVEPNTIMMGWPKGLEDSGEYSKMTQTLLHLDYNLLYLDFDRMSKFGNHKTVDLWWRETDSKNAEMMLNIARFIIASPKWNNPNIRVLFVNNNNVDVSIIESKISKLVEDLRVNVAIKIINNAVEQKTFYTIIEEESKTTDLTIVGIPDYNIEKQAEFVLKTNNLFESIGSTLLVKAAHNFNELDLDVLK
- a CDS encoding KTSC domain-containing protein, which encodes MKRINEYKKLFGVDKDIELKALKKSYRNLVKEWHPDKFQDGDTKQEEAEIQSRRIIDGYHFLVSMAPETKAANLEAYTETITNGTIADYQHKGLLLEITFTDGSTYEYFGVSKQVYHKMINAGNLNRFAKRTIYPKYTYRKSKRALEEA